Proteins encoded in a region of the Gulosibacter sediminis genome:
- a CDS encoding ABC transporter permease: MTTLAPETRTSPPKRSAFTELAATNARELVRDGKTMFFIVFFPLFFLGLFGFLGFMIDSQNDAPVVEVVAGEQSDAILAELDAAGIDATITDDATPADGTTAIVTANGDTAQVVLDSEAQPQWRPLVDAVSSVGIAKPDIAIGYEDGSAVFDPLKNSLASIVMVSFLTLALLGTAVPVVGQRGKGILRVLGTTPLKRSTYIAAQSPARLLIGVLQLAIVVVVTAVLGYLRPSAIPGLVITALLGLAMLFAIGYLIGSRARNPESTTTVVSLLIPVALMLSGSIFPLTMFPQAFADAVQWLPTTVLANALSVDLVGADTGIASWVYWLYLAGVGIVAAVLAGLAFRWDQGEQR, encoded by the coding sequence ATGACCACGCTCGCCCCAGAAACGCGCACCTCGCCACCGAAACGGTCGGCCTTCACCGAACTTGCCGCGACCAACGCCCGCGAACTCGTGCGCGACGGCAAAACGATGTTCTTCATCGTCTTCTTCCCGCTCTTCTTCCTCGGCCTCTTCGGCTTCCTCGGGTTCATGATCGACAGCCAGAACGACGCGCCCGTCGTCGAGGTGGTCGCCGGCGAGCAGAGCGACGCGATCCTCGCCGAGCTCGACGCCGCGGGCATCGACGCCACCATCACCGACGACGCGACGCCGGCCGACGGCACCACCGCGATCGTCACGGCCAACGGCGACACGGCGCAGGTCGTGCTCGACTCTGAGGCGCAACCACAGTGGCGACCGCTCGTCGATGCCGTCTCCTCCGTGGGCATCGCCAAACCCGACATTGCCATTGGCTACGAGGATGGTAGCGCCGTGTTCGACCCGCTCAAGAACAGCCTCGCGTCGATCGTGATGGTCTCGTTCCTCACGCTCGCCCTGCTCGGCACCGCCGTGCCGGTCGTCGGCCAACGCGGCAAGGGCATCCTGCGGGTGCTCGGCACGACGCCGCTCAAGCGCTCCACCTACATCGCCGCCCAGTCGCCCGCCCGCCTCCTCATCGGGGTGCTGCAGCTCGCCATCGTGGTGGTCGTCACCGCAGTGCTCGGCTACCTGCGCCCCTCCGCGATCCCGGGCCTCGTCATCACCGCCCTGCTCGGCCTCGCCATGCTCTTCGCGATCGGCTACCTCATCGGCTCCCGGGCCCGAAACCCCGAGTCCACCACGACGGTCGTCTCACTGCTCATCCCGGTCGCCCTGATGCTCTCCGGCTCGATCTTTCCGCTCACGATGTTCCCGCAGGCCTTCGCCGACGCGGTGCAGTGGCTGCCCACGACGGTGCTCGCGAACGCCCTCTCGGTCGACCTCGTCGGCGCCGACACCGGCATCGCGAGCTGGGTCTACTGGCTCTACCTCGCCGGCGTCGGCATCGTCGCCGCCGTGCTCGCCGGCCTCGCCTTCCGCTGGGACCAGGGGGAGCAGCGATGA